A section of the Streptomyces sp. NBC_00178 genome encodes:
- a CDS encoding M12 family metallo-peptidase, translated as MRRSLLAAFTAATALTATLPLALSTPAASAGTGGGEREPWVVRSAVMRADAKEFRSLCGKPKEGKPERRTFPLFRHGKGFTAVQDFRRKDANGTVYWGGHDPKIPENTISVSVIGACNGGPVTLSGAIDGGFRQYQYAPTVKRSGGYVLTEIDSLALPPNGHGVDTVDVPARKPHKPHKPHKPGVRIATPENPAAIDIVVAYTPASVAELGSVAAVQGRITCGVNQLNRALATSGVPASVHVVNTYQTQTTGVPRENAGTLLGMLSNPANQVLGAPAATARSTYSADLVALLATIPAEDSSGQANLPTPAAAPTTDSAAFSVTSVFSVTAWENLAHEIGHNFGLVHDRATVVNEGGTTPPNTANYGFITADQQHHTIMAYSSACAQPCKVVNQYSALENLFNGQAVGDENNNNAATATRSADILAAYRPTRVTNRVSLNLASSPVAGAASLKPSEYGPYDPGVQVTVTATPNPGFQFTGWLVDGVAQTVTTPSTIRVSPEPCAARNAAAGSRPGREVRSGPGQFIACVPITPSSRSRSAASLPGAAV; from the coding sequence ATGCGTCGTTCCCTACTCGCCGCGTTCACCGCGGCGACCGCCCTCACGGCCACTCTGCCCCTGGCCCTGAGTACACCTGCCGCGTCCGCCGGGACCGGTGGGGGCGAGCGCGAACCCTGGGTGGTCCGCAGCGCCGTGATGCGCGCGGACGCCAAGGAGTTCCGTTCCCTGTGCGGCAAGCCGAAGGAGGGCAAGCCCGAGCGCCGCACCTTCCCGCTCTTCCGGCACGGCAAGGGCTTCACGGCGGTCCAGGACTTCCGGCGCAAGGACGCGAACGGCACGGTGTACTGGGGCGGTCACGACCCGAAGATCCCCGAGAACACCATCTCCGTGTCCGTCATCGGCGCGTGCAACGGCGGCCCGGTCACCCTCTCCGGAGCGATCGACGGCGGCTTCCGCCAGTACCAGTACGCGCCGACGGTCAAGCGGTCGGGCGGGTACGTGCTGACGGAGATCGACTCCCTGGCGCTGCCCCCCAACGGGCATGGCGTCGACACCGTCGACGTACCCGCGCGCAAGCCCCACAAGCCCCACAAGCCTCACAAGCCCGGGGTGAGGATCGCTACTCCCGAGAACCCCGCGGCCATCGACATCGTCGTCGCCTACACCCCGGCCAGCGTCGCCGAACTCGGCAGCGTCGCAGCCGTCCAGGGCCGGATCACCTGTGGCGTGAACCAGCTGAACAGGGCGCTCGCAACGAGCGGTGTGCCGGCCAGCGTGCACGTCGTCAACACCTACCAGACCCAGACGACCGGAGTCCCCCGCGAGAACGCCGGGACCCTGCTGGGCATGCTCAGCAACCCCGCGAACCAGGTCCTCGGGGCCCCGGCCGCCACCGCGCGGAGCACGTACAGCGCCGACCTCGTCGCACTCCTCGCCACCATCCCCGCGGAGGACAGCTCCGGCCAGGCGAACCTGCCCACCCCGGCCGCCGCACCGACCACGGACAGCGCCGCGTTCTCCGTCACCAGCGTCTTCTCCGTGACGGCATGGGAGAACCTCGCGCACGAGATCGGCCACAACTTCGGCCTGGTTCACGACCGTGCGACGGTCGTGAACGAGGGAGGGACGACCCCTCCCAACACCGCCAACTACGGTTTCATCACCGCGGACCAGCAGCACCACACGATCATGGCGTACTCCAGCGCCTGCGCCCAGCCGTGCAAGGTGGTCAACCAGTACTCGGCCCTGGAGAACCTGTTCAACGGCCAGGCCGTCGGTGACGAGAACAACAACAACGCCGCCACCGCGACGCGGAGCGCCGACATCCTGGCGGCCTATCGGCCGACCCGGGTGACCAACCGGGTCTCCCTCAACCTCGCTTCCAGCCCCGTGGCCGGAGCCGCGAGCCTCAAGCCCAGTGAATACGGCCCGTACGACCCCGGTGTCCAGGTCACCGTGACCGCGACCCCCAACCCCGGCTTCCAGTTCACCGGCTGGCTGGTCGACGGTGTGGCCCAGACCGTGACCACGCCGAGCACGATCCGGGTTTCCCCCGAGCCGTGCGCCGCACGGAACGCGGCCGCGGGCTCCCGGCCCGGCCGAGAAGTGCGGTCGGGCCCGGGTCAGTTCATCGCCTGCGTGCCGATCACGCCGAGCAGTCGCAGCCGCTCGGCGGCCTCGCTGCCCGGAGCCGCGGTGTAG
- a CDS encoding SDR family NAD(P)-dependent oxidoreductase, whose amino-acid sequence MTTTLITGANKGLGYETARRLVEAGHTVYVGARDVRRGEEAAERLGARFVRIDVTDEDSVGAAAALVREEAGLLDVLVNNAGIAGARKPVGEVTGDDMRTTYETNVFGAVRVTRAFLPLLEGGPSPVVVNVSSGLGSLAATNDPDRIEFTVPALAYCSSKTALVMVTSQYAKAFPAIRFNAVDPGYTATDLNGHTGTNSVEEGADVIVRMASIGADGPTGGFFDAAGPAAW is encoded by the coding sequence ATGACCACCACCCTCATCACCGGAGCGAACAAGGGCCTCGGCTACGAGACCGCCCGCCGTCTCGTCGAGGCCGGGCACACCGTCTACGTCGGTGCGCGCGACGTCCGGCGGGGTGAGGAGGCCGCCGAGAGGCTCGGGGCCAGGTTCGTCCGCATCGATGTCACGGACGAGGACTCCGTGGGGGCCGCCGCCGCTCTCGTGCGCGAGGAAGCGGGGCTGCTCGACGTCCTGGTCAACAACGCCGGGATCGCCGGGGCCCGCAAGCCGGTCGGCGAGGTGACGGGCGACGACATGCGCACGACGTACGAGACGAACGTCTTCGGCGCCGTCCGCGTCACCCGGGCCTTCCTGCCGCTGCTGGAGGGCGGGCCGTCGCCCGTCGTCGTCAACGTGAGCAGCGGACTGGGCTCGCTGGCCGCGACGAACGACCCGGACCGCATCGAGTTCACGGTTCCGGCGCTCGCCTACTGCTCGTCCAAGACGGCCCTGGTCATGGTGACGTCGCAGTACGCGAAGGCGTTCCCCGCCATCCGCTTCAACGCCGTCGACCCGGGGTACACCGCCACCGACCTCAACGGTCACACCGGCACCAACTCGGTGGAGGAGGGAGCGGACGTCATCGTCCGCATGGCGTCCATCGGAGCCGACGGCCCCACCGGTGGCTTCTTCGACGCGGCCGGCCCCGCCGCCTGGTGA
- a CDS encoding class II fructose-bisphosphate aldolase, whose amino-acid sequence MPLISTGDITHRARTGATGVGAFNVVQIEHAQAIARGAEAAGLPVILQVSENTARYHGSLEAIGLAALSVAGAAGVPVAVHLDHAESATLVHEAVRLGFTSVMFDASKLPYDDNVAATREIADHCHARGVWVEAELGEIGGKDGAHAPGVRTDPDEARAFVEATGVDALAVAVGSSHAMLTRDAALDFALITRLRDAAGVPLVLHGSSGVGDEGLARAVTAGMTKVNISTHLNKLFTRTVRGYLDAHADAADPRAYLGPARDAVAAEVARLLALLARPGR is encoded by the coding sequence ATGCCGCTCATATCCACCGGTGACATCACCCACCGCGCCCGCACCGGGGCGACCGGCGTCGGGGCCTTCAACGTCGTGCAGATCGAACACGCGCAGGCCATCGCGCGCGGGGCGGAGGCGGCCGGGCTTCCGGTGATCCTTCAGGTCAGCGAGAACACCGCCCGCTACCACGGCTCCCTGGAGGCGATCGGGCTGGCCGCCCTCTCCGTCGCCGGAGCCGCGGGTGTGCCGGTGGCCGTGCACCTCGACCACGCCGAGTCGGCCACCCTGGTCCACGAGGCAGTCCGGCTCGGCTTCACCTCGGTCATGTTCGACGCGTCGAAGCTGCCCTACGACGACAACGTGGCCGCCACCCGGGAGATCGCCGACCACTGCCACGCCCGAGGGGTGTGGGTGGAGGCGGAACTCGGCGAGATCGGCGGCAAGGACGGGGCGCACGCTCCCGGCGTGCGCACGGATCCCGACGAGGCCCGCGCGTTCGTCGAGGCCACCGGTGTCGACGCCCTCGCCGTCGCCGTCGGCAGTTCCCACGCGATGCTGACCCGCGACGCCGCGCTCGACTTCGCCCTCATCACCCGGTTGCGGGACGCTGCGGGCGTCCCTCTCGTCCTGCACGGCTCCTCGGGCGTCGGCGACGAGGGCCTCGCCCGGGCGGTCACCGCGGGCATGACGAAGGTGAACATCTCCACCCACCTCAACAAGCTGTTCACCCGCACCGTCCGCGGCTACCTGGACGCCCACGCGGACGCCGCCGACCCCCGTGCCTACCTCGGCCCCGCCCGCGACGCCGTCGCCGCCGAGGTGGCCCGCCTGCTTGCGCTGCTCGCACGCCCCGGGCGGTAG
- a CDS encoding DeoR/GlpR family DNA-binding transcription regulator: MAAHTRWTRLLEILGDQGHLDVLEAAEQLGCSPATVRRDLDELARQNLLTRTRGGAVVSTVAYDLPLRYKAARRADEKQRIAKAAAELVPSGSTVGINGGTTTSEVARELAVRPEPAGGGTALTVVTNAINIANELAVRPQVKIVVTGGVARPNSYELVGPLVDSVLRTLALDYTILGVDAVHPRFGAATHDESEAGANRALAECAGTVIVVADSSKLGRRAFAQVCETGAVSVLVTDRDAPADVVGEFTALGVEVLRV, from the coding sequence GTGGCGGCGCACACACGATGGACCCGGCTGCTGGAGATCCTCGGCGACCAGGGCCACCTCGACGTACTCGAAGCCGCCGAACAGCTCGGCTGCTCACCCGCCACCGTCCGCCGCGACCTCGACGAACTCGCGCGGCAGAACCTCCTGACCCGCACCCGGGGCGGCGCGGTGGTGAGCACCGTCGCCTACGACCTGCCCCTGCGCTACAAGGCGGCCCGCAGGGCCGACGAGAAGCAGCGCATCGCGAAGGCCGCCGCCGAACTCGTCCCCTCCGGCTCCACCGTGGGCATCAACGGCGGCACGACGACGTCCGAGGTGGCCAGGGAGCTGGCCGTACGGCCCGAACCCGCGGGCGGCGGCACGGCGCTCACCGTGGTGACCAACGCGATCAACATCGCCAACGAGCTCGCGGTCCGGCCGCAGGTCAAGATCGTCGTAACCGGCGGGGTCGCCAGGCCGAATTCGTACGAACTCGTCGGCCCCCTGGTCGACTCCGTCCTGCGCACCCTCGCGCTCGACTACACGATCCTCGGCGTGGACGCCGTGCACCCCCGCTTCGGCGCGGCCACGCACGACGAGTCCGAGGCCGGCGCCAACCGGGCCCTCGCCGAATGCGCCGGCACGGTGATCGTGGTGGCCGACTCGTCGAAACTCGGGCGCCGGGCCTTCGCCCAGGTGTGCGAGACCGGCGCCGTGTCGGTGCTGGTCACGGACCGGGACGCACCGGCGGACGTCGTCGGCGAGTTCACCGCACTGGGAGTCGAGGTCCTGCGGGTCTGA
- a CDS encoding helix-turn-helix domain-containing protein, which produces MGRALHGWRDRIAPGTVGLPAGGVRRAVGLRREELAQLAALSVDYITRLEQGRATSPSPQVLASLARALRLSADESAYLHRLAGQPEPGPGHVSSHIPPGLRRLLDQLAGAPLSVHDAAWNLVEWNRQWAALFGDPSALRGRERNIVWRHFAGRTGRVRQTSEQRAAFEAATVADLRAATARYPADPELRSLVRDLRSASAVFAELWDSGIVGTHASGSKSVDHPEVGTLSLDCDVLVAAGSDLRVVAYTAAPGSEAAERLRLLGVIGTQAMN; this is translated from the coding sequence CTGGGGCGGGCGCTGCACGGCTGGCGCGACCGGATCGCACCCGGGACGGTCGGACTGCCCGCCGGCGGGGTGCGCAGGGCCGTGGGCCTGCGGCGCGAGGAACTGGCCCAGCTCGCCGCCCTGTCGGTCGACTACATCACCCGCCTCGAACAGGGCCGGGCCACCTCGCCCTCGCCCCAGGTACTCGCCTCACTGGCCCGCGCCCTGCGCCTGTCCGCCGACGAGAGCGCCTATCTGCACCGGCTCGCCGGGCAGCCCGAACCGGGCCCCGGACACGTCTCGTCCCACATCCCGCCCGGGCTCCGCCGGCTGCTCGACCAACTCGCCGGCGCGCCCCTGAGCGTGCACGACGCCGCGTGGAACCTCGTCGAGTGGAACCGGCAGTGGGCTGCCCTGTTCGGCGACCCGTCCGCCCTGCGCGGACGCGAACGCAACATCGTCTGGCGCCACTTCGCCGGCCGGACCGGCCGGGTGCGCCAGACGTCCGAGCAGCGGGCCGCTTTCGAGGCCGCCACCGTCGCCGATCTGAGGGCCGCGACCGCCCGGTACCCCGCCGATCCCGAACTCCGTTCCCTGGTGAGGGATCTGCGGTCGGCCTCCGCCGTCTTCGCGGAGCTGTGGGACTCGGGGATCGTGGGAACCCACGCGTCCGGCAGCAAGAGCGTCGACCACCCCGAGGTGGGCACGCTCAGCCTGGACTGCGACGTCCTCGTCGCCGCGGGGAGCGACCTGCGCGTCGTGGCCTACACCGCGGCTCCGGGCAGCGAGGCCGCCGAGCGGCTGCGACTGCTCGGCGTGATCGGCACGCAGGCGATGAACTGA
- a CDS encoding TetR/AcrR family transcriptional regulator → MTARVTVPTAPEAAATGKDAILLAARRAFTQRPYAEVTIRGIAADAGVSASLVVKHFGRKEELFNTVADFGPAAAELFDAPLDGLGRHMVLTLVRRRREQKGDPLLRVVFSLGNHDERSLLRDRFHEQVTARLTARLPGRERALRAELIAGHLIGLGATLSLHREGAGARASPEHLADLYAPALQGLVEG, encoded by the coding sequence ATGACCGCCCGAGTCACCGTACCGACCGCGCCGGAAGCCGCCGCCACCGGCAAGGACGCGATCCTGCTCGCCGCCCGCCGGGCGTTCACCCAGCGGCCGTACGCCGAGGTGACCATCCGCGGCATCGCCGCCGACGCGGGGGTGAGCGCGTCCCTCGTGGTCAAGCACTTCGGCCGCAAGGAGGAACTCTTCAACACCGTCGCCGACTTCGGTCCGGCCGCCGCGGAGCTCTTCGACGCCCCGCTCGACGGGCTCGGCCGCCACATGGTGCTGACGCTCGTCCGCAGGCGCAGGGAGCAGAAGGGGGACCCGCTCCTGCGCGTGGTCTTCTCCCTGGGCAACCACGACGAACGCTCCCTGCTGCGGGACCGTTTCCACGAACAGGTGACCGCCCGCCTGACGGCGCGGCTCCCCGGCCGGGAGCGCGCTCTGCGCGCCGAACTGATCGCCGGCCACCTCATCGGACTCGGCGCCACCCTGAGCCTCCACCGGGAGGGTGCGGGCGCGCGGGCGTCCCCCGAACACCTCGCGGACCTCTACGCCCCCGCGCTGCAGGGCCTGGTGGAGGGCTGA
- a CDS encoding MFS transporter, whose protein sequence is MTAPAPVAAPDHPRFAVGVLAFCGVVVAIMQTIVVPLLPHIPELTGATPAAASWLVTVTLLTGAVFTPVLGRVGDMYGKRRVLVASLVVLVAGSVLCAASSHIGLLIAGRALQGAAIAVVPLGISILRDELPPERVLSAVALMSSTLGIGAAVGLPLAAVVIENFEWHTMFWVSGVIGIVDIALVLRFVPESPLRSRGRFDVLGALGLTAALVCLLLAVTQGGGWGWTSVRTLGLLVAALVIALVWGAYELRVGTPMVDLRVSARPAVLLTNVAALLIGFAFYANSLVTAQMVQEPKATGYGLGASLVVSGLCLLPGGVTMVALSPVSARISAKHGPRTSLALAAGIIAVGYVVRYFTSHSLWLIIAGATVVSAGTAIAYSALPALVMRGVPVSETGAANGLNTLMRSVGQAFCSATVAAVLANMTFLAAGREAPTLGAYRLVFMIAAGAAVLALGVTLCLPGRRRSDGTVGGTRRSSGRTRAMPIQEGA, encoded by the coding sequence ATGACCGCACCCGCGCCCGTCGCCGCCCCGGACCACCCCCGCTTCGCCGTCGGCGTCCTGGCCTTCTGCGGCGTCGTGGTCGCGATCATGCAGACGATCGTCGTGCCGCTGCTCCCACACATACCGGAACTCACCGGGGCGACGCCGGCCGCCGCGAGCTGGCTCGTCACCGTGACCCTCCTGACCGGCGCGGTCTTCACACCGGTCCTCGGCCGGGTCGGCGACATGTACGGCAAGCGCCGCGTCCTCGTCGCGTCCCTGGTCGTCCTCGTCGCCGGCTCCGTCCTGTGCGCTGCGAGCTCCCACATCGGCCTGCTGATCGCCGGACGCGCGCTCCAGGGCGCGGCCATCGCCGTCGTGCCGCTGGGCATCAGCATCCTGCGCGACGAACTCCCGCCGGAGCGGGTGCTGTCGGCGGTGGCGCTGATGAGCTCGACGCTGGGCATCGGCGCGGCCGTCGGGCTGCCCCTCGCGGCGGTCGTCATCGAGAACTTCGAGTGGCACACGATGTTCTGGGTCTCCGGCGTCATCGGCATCGTCGACATCGCCCTGGTGCTCCGCTTCGTGCCCGAGTCCCCGCTGCGCTCCCGGGGCCGGTTCGACGTGCTCGGCGCGCTCGGGCTGACCGCGGCGCTGGTCTGCCTGCTGCTGGCCGTCACCCAGGGCGGCGGCTGGGGCTGGACCTCGGTCCGCACCCTCGGCCTGCTCGTGGCCGCCCTCGTGATCGCCCTGGTCTGGGGGGCGTACGAGCTGCGGGTGGGCACGCCCATGGTCGATCTGCGGGTCTCGGCCCGGCCCGCCGTGCTCCTCACCAACGTCGCCGCGCTGCTGATCGGCTTCGCCTTCTACGCCAACTCCCTGGTCACCGCCCAGATGGTGCAGGAGCCGAAGGCCACGGGCTACGGCCTGGGCGCCTCGCTCGTCGTCAGCGGACTGTGCCTGCTGCCCGGCGGGGTGACGATGGTGGCGCTCTCGCCCGTGTCGGCGCGCATCTCCGCGAAGCACGGGCCGAGGACGAGCCTGGCGCTGGCGGCCGGGATCATCGCCGTCGGCTACGTGGTCCGGTACTTCACCAGCCACAGCCTCTGGCTCATCATCGCGGGCGCCACGGTCGTCTCGGCGGGCACGGCGATCGCGTACTCCGCGCTGCCGGCGCTGGTCATGCGCGGTGTCCCCGTGAGCGAGACGGGCGCGGCCAACGGCCTGAACACCCTCATGCGGTCCGTCGGCCAGGCCTTCTGCAGCGCCACGGTGGCGGCCGTGCTCGCCAACATGACGTTCCTGGCGGCCGGCCGCGAGGCCCCGACCCTCGGCGCCTACCGGCTGGTCTTCATGATCGCGGCCGGCGCCGCCGTGCTGGCCCTCGGCGTGACGCTGTGCCTGCCCGGCCGCCGCCGGAGTGACGGTACGGTCGGAGGCACACGCAGGAGCAGCGGCCGCACGCGGGCGATGCCGATCCAGGAGGGCGCATGA
- a CDS encoding GNAT family N-acetyltransferase, whose amino-acid sequence MTTRLRLEKVTPANVLDACRLKVAPEQEQFVAPVARSLAEAYADPATAWPRLVYDGERLVGFVMAFFDVRFAPADPADRPRSGLWRLAVAAGEQGRGYGRFAVAEVCEEIRRRGGTRVTVTWGEGEHGPEEFYLRLGFRKTGEMSEDQVIGELDLA is encoded by the coding sequence ATGACTACACGGCTCCGTCTGGAGAAGGTGACCCCGGCCAACGTCCTCGACGCGTGCCGTCTGAAGGTCGCACCCGAGCAGGAACAGTTCGTCGCCCCGGTCGCCAGGTCCCTCGCCGAGGCGTACGCCGACCCCGCCACGGCCTGGCCCCGGCTGGTCTACGACGGAGAGCGGCTCGTCGGCTTCGTGATGGCCTTCTTCGACGTGCGGTTCGCCCCCGCTGACCCGGCGGACCGGCCCCGCTCCGGCCTCTGGCGGCTCGCCGTGGCGGCCGGGGAACAGGGCCGGGGGTACGGCCGCTTCGCGGTGGCGGAGGTCTGCGAGGAGATCCGGCGGCGCGGCGGGACGCGGGTGACGGTCACGTGGGGCGAGGGCGAGCACGGACCCGAGGAGTTCTACCTCCGGCTCGGGTTCCGGAAGACCGGCGAGATGAGCGAGGACCAGGTGATCGGCGAGCTGGACCTGGCGTAG